In the genome of Amphiura filiformis chromosome 11, Afil_fr2py, whole genome shotgun sequence, the window gctatctgtgtgtgtgtggcacactacatgtaaacacaCAGTGAACTTGCACCCAGGTCCAgggactagagaagtgtcactaggctgcatgcagcatacatgtaaatgaattgcaatgtattcaaatatatcatagaaaaatatcatcatcatcatcgttatcattctctttatcatcatcattatcatcatcgtcataataataataacagaaattcacctttaattctaaatatcttttcaaaattgtcccacacaaatgtgcaccCTACAGCCATTACAATTTActgagctgagatgtatggtccagtgtgcatatttctctctttcaagattggattggaaagttccatgaaagaactcttagatattttgatgtagtccaaatatttaataaagtttgcatttatttaattatcaattatttcattaatgataacaataatatgattctaCAAAGTGacaaataaatctaaataatttggtcgatatgtaggatatatgacagatcacagatttgacagccccaattaatttgtaaaattgccaaatatgtaaagtcaacaaatttgagatctactttgacatttttagataatcatttcacattttacatggatttaattggactggacttggactggactcggcttcgagtccgagtccttttgtgtccgagtccgagccgagccgagtcttttggtgtccgagtccgagccaagtccgagtccaacaaaaagtggactcgagtccggactcgagtccgagtccggactcgaacgatacatcactggttAGAGATATCCTGCTGATTGTATAATATACGCTGCTATGAATATGTTTACGTTTGATACGATCAAGATGAGTAAGGGACGCAGTCCGACGCACCTTTAGACTTCAAGCACGGGgctaggaagttttgaaaaaaaaaacttccactACTTCATGAGCAAAACACACCATTCctcaccaacactaaaaaacctttccccacctaactatGTTTAAATGTCATCGCTCATTATTTATGAATCAAAAAGTTGTTCATGTTTTCATATTGTATAAACAGATATTGACAAATGTACTTGTAGGTTGTTTGCACGGTGGCTTACATTTGTCGATGTACATGTACAGAAAATACGATTCGATGACATGTGCAAAACAGtgccaaaattctgattttacatTTGTATCATTGTTATTAATTATCGTAGCTATTCCCATGCGTTCTTCATGTTTAAACGTTTAGATAATTATAATTACGATGCGCAAACTTCATGAACTTAGCAGCTCTAATAGCAAGGTGTCATTGCCCGTTATTTATGGGTTAACGTCTTCAAACAAGTTGTtcgttttattattttctttttaacagATATCGACGAATGTACTCAATTCCCTTGTATGAACGATGGGACTTGCGAAGATGGATTCGGTTCGTACATTTGTCGCTGTGCTTCAGGATATACCGGGGACATGTGCCAAACAGGTATCCATCTCTACACTTAATCTTTACCatcttcattcattttcattcgtGCTATTTttccgttttttatttttaatttatgccACTTATTAAGTTCGCCCTAGTGCAATTcctaaaaatcaatgttgattaaaCAAAACTTAGTAAACTAAATAAAAAACCTAAAGTATActattatatatacatatttatatatattatagctGTAAATagagttatatatacatatttatatatattatagctTTAAATAGAGTCCCAAGTGGAACTACAACGACAGCCAAATCAACATCAACTTCTTTatcaacaaacaatcaagaaaatgCGGATCAGCAATTGAGGAAGGATAATGCAGGTAAATTACTAGTAAACAATGTATTATTTTCCTGTATTTCAAAATATAATCATCAAATTCATGTCAACATTCACTTGTGGTTGTATGGTtgattaaaaaagtaaattgatCGTTACCAAAGAAACATGTTTGTTATCGCCTTTTGCAGGTATCATAGCGGGAGCTGTCATTGGTGGCATATTTTTAATAATCCTGACAACACTTATTATTGTATGTCTTATTAAAAGGTGAGTTAAGTTACTATTTTACGTGTTTatgattgttatttatttattttgtttgtgtttattatttatttatttatttatttatttatttatttatttatttatatatatatttatctatctgttatttatttataagtCGTTTTAATGAACAAAATTAAGTTAAAAACCTGTCCCAAAAAGGTATTTCAAAATATTGCTGGCTTCCTCCTTTCGCTTGTCAAATATTGGCCCGTTTTTTATTTTACCATTGAGACTCAACTGTGAACAAAAATTATACAATGTACCccataatttggttcatctcaaatTTGGTATAatgtatgtgcgtatttcgctcgCCACAGTATCAAATCGTGCGCGTAAAGTCAAAGTACGACCTAagtgtacacgcacgcgtacaAGAGCGGCTTGTTGctacgcttgcagcgcaaccacgaagtagcattgacgtcactaccaaacttgaggtgaatcaaTAGTGCCCCAATATGTCTATAATAAATATTAGATAAATAATTATTTATCCAGAAAATCGAAGAAAAATAAGGAGACAACAGCACCACCTATTGTTGGTGAAGATGGATACATGGAGTATAAGAAAAAAGACGATGCCTGTGACCCATACACCGAACTGAGGGGACATCAACCGTCAGCCTCTGGGGAGATGCAAGATTCAAATTTAGCTGCTACCAACAGCAATGAGCCTCAATATGAAGTCTCTTTAGAAAATAGTCATACCGTAACTGGTACTGCAGATTACGAGGATATAAACTCTAAAAACCCTTCATCATACCAAAATAACAAAACCACTTATGCTAGTAATGAGCATGATACAAATGAAGCTGAGTACACATATGCATATGCTGATGTTCCTAGGGCCAATGAGAATCGTGTTAATCTCAATATCGAGCAAAATGAAACGGCCTATATCAATAGTGCTGTACGGCGTTAGGTAAACTATTATGACAATGATGTACAGTGACAGAATGCTTAATTTTTATttctacctcggaattttcagacgGTTCTTCTTTCATCAGCGATATTGAAACAAGATAAGAAATTATATCAGGTTGGGTTCTTTTTGAACCTGCCCGTCGTTGTTGAGAGATGGTTCATATGCATTACatgttttctttaagcattttgctgatattcaaatattttgtaatattgtaaaattttccgctaAAGGAATATAACATATATCATAGTGTAATTTGTTGTTAATTTTGGGAGACATTCTTAAAAGAATGTGTGTCTCAATTTAAGGTATATCTTTAATATAAGCAATTTTACTGAGGTTGTACAGAGGTCA includes:
- the LOC140164563 gene encoding uncharacterized protein, which produces MMLFVILFSVCCSLVASEKVLCEPGALGMQDGAITDNQITASSYHHEANSQTLTFEPWRARPSNTRYWRPHADTLDMLQDQWIQVDFLKTVIITGIQTQGSDSVSNKRWISNLKVQTGDSVDNLTNITDLSGNLQVFEANTDDNSIVTITFPQPITARYLRIIPTDCENNCGLRFEVTGCLLVDECVEDIDTCDVNAECHDQDDGYQCTCKPGFIGNGLLCEDIDECTQFPCMNDGTCEDGFGSYICRCASGYTGDMCQTALNRVPSGTTTTAKSTSTSLSTNNQENADQQLRKDNAGIIAGAVIGGIFLIILTTLIIVCLIKRKSKKNKETTAPPIVGEDGYMEYKKKDDACDPYTELRGHQPSASGEMQDSNLAATNSNEPQYEVSLENSHTVTGTADYEDINSKNPSSYQNNKTTYASNEHDTNEAEYTYAYADVPRANENRVNLNIEQNETAYINSAVRR